One stretch of Prinia subflava isolate CZ2003 ecotype Zambia chromosome 19, Cam_Psub_1.2, whole genome shotgun sequence DNA includes these proteins:
- the DRG1 gene encoding developmentally-regulated GTP-binding protein 1, protein MSGTLAKIAEIEAEMARTQKNKATAHHLGLLKARLAKLRRELITPKGGGGGGPGEGFDVAKTGDARIGFVGFPSVGKSTLLSNLAGVYSEVAAYEFTTLTTVPGVIRYKGAKIQLLDLPGIIEGAKDGKGRGRQVIAVARTCNLILIVLDVLKPLGHKKIIENELEGFGIRLNSKPPNIGFKKKDKGGINLTATCPQSELDTETVKSILAEYKIHNADVTLRSDATADDLIDVVEGNRVYIPCIYVLNKIDQISIEELDIIYKVPHCVPISAHHRWNFDDLLEKIWDYLKLVRIYTKPKGQLPDYTSPVVLPYCKTTVEDFCMKIHKNLIKDFKYALVWGSSVKHNPQKVGKDHTLEDEDVIQIVKK, encoded by the exons ATGAGCGGCACCCTGGCCAAGATCGCCGAGATTGAGGCGGAG ATGGCCCGGACGCAGAAGAACAAGGCCACCGCCCACcacctggggctgctgaagGCCCGTCTGGCCAAGCTGCGCCGGGAGCTCATCACCCCCaagggaggcggcggcggcggccccggggaaG GTTTTGATGTTGCAAAGACAGGTGATGCCCGCATCGGGTTTGTGGGTTTTCCATCAGTGGGAAAATCTACTCTTCTGAGTAATCTTGCTGGGGTGTACTCTGAGGTGGCAGCCTATGAATTCACCACACTGACCACTGTGCCTGGGGTCATTAGGTACAAAGGAGCCAAGATCCAG CTGCTTGATCTGCCAGGAATTATTGAAGGTGCCAAAGATGGTAAAGGCAGAGGCCGGCAGGTCATTGCAG TTGCTCGAACCTGTAATCTTATTCTGATTGTTCTGGATGTGCTGAAACCCCTTGGCCACAAGAAAATCATTGAGAATGAACTGGAGGGATTTGGAATTCGTCTGAATAGTAAGCCCCCCAATataggctttaaaaaaaaggataaagGCGGCATTAACCTTACAGCTACA tgtCCCCAGAGCGAGCTGGATACCGAGACAGTGAAGAGCATCCTGGCAGAGTACAAAATCCACAACGCCGACGTCACCCTGCGCAGCGACGCCACCGCCGACGACCTCATCGACGTGGTGGAGGGGAACAG gGTTTACATCCCGTGCATTTATGTCCTAAATAAAATTGACCAAATTTCCATTGAAGAACTAGATATCATTTACAAAGTACCCCACTGTGTACCCATATCTGCTCATCATCGCTGGAACTTTGATGATCTGCTGGAGAAAATCTGGGACTACTTGAAACTAGTCCGAAT CTACACCAAGCCCAAAGGGCAGCTCCCAGACTACACCTCTCCTGTGGTACTGCCTTACTGCAAGACCACAGTGGAGGATTTTTGCATGAAGATCCACAAAAATCTCATAAAAGACTTTAAATA tgcACTGGTCTGGGGTTCATCTGTTAAACACAACCCTCAAAAAGTTGGTAAAGACCATACTCTTGAAGATGAAGATGTTATTCAGATTGTGAAGAAATAA